The following is a genomic window from Shewanella avicenniae.
TTTGATCTGCTGATTGTCGACATCCGCTTGCCCGGTCGTTCCGGCATCGAGTGGCGCGAAGCGCTTGATGATAATGAACGCCGCTCTGACATCATTTTTATGACCGGTTACGCCGATATGGATGTCGCCATTCAAGCGCTGCGCGCTGGTGCCTCTGACTTTATTCTCAAGCCATTTCACCTCGACCAAATGATGCAAGCGGTTGACCGCTGTATCGAACGCCGCCTGCTGAAACGGGAAAACCTGATGCTGCGCCGCGATATGTCGCTTGGCTATTCATCGACCCTGATTGGCAATAGCGATGCGATGACCGAGGTAAAACGCATTATCGAGCGTGTAGCCCCGACCAACGCCGTGGTGTTGATTGAAGGTGAGTCCGGCACAGGTAAAGAACTTGTTGCCCGCCAACTGCACGCATCAAGCGGTCGTCGCGGCCCATTTGTGCCAGTCAACTGCGGCTCAATTGCGCCCGAATTACTCGAAAGCGAACTGTTTGGCCATACCGCAGGGTCGTTCACCGGTGCCAAAGGCAACCGTGAAGGGCTATTTAGCTTTGCCTCTGGAGGCACCATCTTCCTAGATGAAATTGGCGAAATGCCGTTGAAGATGCAGACCTCGCTATTGCGGGTACTAGAGCAAAAGTCGATTCGCCCCGTGGGCAGCGAAAAAGAGATTAATATTGATGTCCGGGTGGTGGCAGCCACCAACCGTAAACTGCAGGATGAAGTGGAAGAAGGTAACTTCCGTCGCGATCTGTTCTACCGCTTGAACGTGTTGAATATCATGATCCCACCGCTGCG
Proteins encoded in this region:
- a CDS encoding sigma-54-dependent transcriptional regulator, with the protein product MSQIDTPLKPLPSAVSVLIVDDEPGMRSFLSKALVKKFALVETAASIEEAEQLRSRCHFDLLIVDIRLPGRSGIEWREALDDNERRSDIIFMTGYADMDVAIQALRAGASDFILKPFHLDQMMQAVDRCIERRLLKRENLMLRRDMSLGYSSTLIGNSDAMTEVKRIIERVAPTNAVVLIEGESGTGKELVARQLHASSGRRGPFVPVNCGSIAPELLESELFGHTAGSFTGAKGNREGLFSFASGGTIFLDEIGEMPLKMQTSLLRVLEQKSIRPVGSEKEINIDVRVVAATNRKLQDEVEEGNFRRDLFYRLNVLNIMIPPLRDRPEDVVELTHHFTRQLGTELGVREVVWSHEDLLKLQQYEWPGNTRELRNMIERCLLLGKPPAEYWKDLPKAEQPVQSGYPMDWALKDVEKDHVTAVVAAHGGNKSAAARVLGVSRKTLDRKYKEWFDSDAEQEF